Proteins encoded by one window of Kribbella italica:
- a CDS encoding DUF7455 domain-containing protein, with the protein MRPQVTTALAPSSTLSAADRCDRCGAQAYVRVTLTSGGELLFCAHHGREHSEKLRDIAITIHDETGRLEAVTPVPAAEEER; encoded by the coding sequence ATGAGGCCTCAAGTGACTACAGCACTCGCCCCGAGTTCGACCCTGTCGGCTGCGGACCGTTGTGACCGCTGCGGCGCGCAGGCCTACGTCCGTGTCACCCTGACCAGCGGTGGGGAGCTCCTCTTCTGCGCCCACCACGGCCGGGAACACTCGGAGAAGCTGCGCGACATCGCTATCACCATCCACGACGAGACCGGTCGGCTCGAAGCCGTCACCCCGGTCCCGGCCGCGGAAGAGGAGCGGTAA